In bacterium, a single genomic region encodes these proteins:
- a CDS encoding DUF4838 domain-containing protein, protein MKTVRKAIVAGVLGILVAGSRLHGSGSGMSVAEPAASLGLVKDGVPTCIIVVDDGVSISEKTASTELQRYLKLMSGAEVEILNPVAAKLSKMPNRIVLGNRTAKALCPEVSLDGLGTDGYVLQTKGNTLVVAGGEKRGTLYAANDLLYSLGIRWWAVGAHDIPAKKTLEAAPMNERKVPVLEYRDMLYGDRQWVWLPAERLQDHGGYQYTRMRLNGFNFSDNSEDWGGKLKFSQNLVHSWGYLMRPIGNLDGTFEKHPELWALINGKREGTQPCPMNPKVVEIMTANALRELRENPDYSFIVVGQDDNFGYCRCEKCTGVAEAEGLSGPGLLLANQIAEAIEKEFPKMLVMAPAYEWSQKPPKTIKPRHNVGITLCSIRCSFIRPIEERTTKGNRDFADDLVAWGKITKKIYIWDYTVNFYHYLLPNPNLDAIVENTKFYVKNNVKGILYQGSHTTPGAEFSQLRMWVLARAAWDPEHANGPALINEFVDGYYGPAASHIKKYIDLIHAYGRAHPDLDSNINCGLSDAYWLSPETVAEAEKILREAEAAVAGDPVYSVRARHAHLPLQHVLLTRGAQSSTWAVTSKAIPITVPAMAEAFNKSVKESSVVQIGEFQSIGPVCDWVTDYGSRGAPIPEELKGVDPTKYRLVQACQMDTPGSGHWMKEPDATDGWVVKVSSVGWLWGHTFSTPLDAEVGKTYKVFLRLKVPAEFKPEEEIALCGIWKPDTKAHFSTRIKGSQLENGKFKVVEAGQFVAVEGGMGFFIALAPPNPTQVLVYLDCLWLQEVPAAKP, encoded by the coding sequence ATGAAAACAGTAAGAAAAGCGATTGTTGCGGGAGTGTTGGGTATATTGGTAGCGGGGAGCCGTCTCCATGGCTCCGGGAGCGGGATGAGTGTGGCGGAACCAGCCGCTTCGTTGGGCTTAGTCAAAGATGGCGTTCCCACCTGCATTATCGTGGTCGATGATGGCGTGAGTATTTCCGAAAAGACGGCCTCCACCGAGTTGCAAAGATACCTGAAGCTAATGTCCGGGGCAGAGGTGGAGATTTTGAATCCGGTTGCGGCCAAACTCTCGAAGATGCCCAATCGCATCGTGCTGGGCAACCGGACCGCCAAGGCACTCTGCCCGGAGGTCAGTCTCGACGGCCTGGGGACAGATGGTTATGTCCTGCAGACCAAGGGCAACACGCTGGTGGTGGCGGGCGGGGAGAAGCGGGGCACGCTGTACGCGGCCAATGATCTTCTCTACTCGCTGGGCATCCGCTGGTGGGCGGTCGGCGCCCACGACATTCCCGCAAAAAAAACCTTGGAGGCGGCGCCTATGAACGAGCGCAAGGTGCCGGTTCTCGAATACAGGGACATGCTGTATGGAGACCGCCAGTGGGTCTGGCTCCCGGCCGAGCGCCTGCAGGATCACGGCGGCTATCAATATACCCGGATGCGCCTGAACGGATTCAATTTTTCAGACAACAGCGAGGACTGGGGCGGCAAGCTGAAATTCTCGCAGAATCTTGTTCATTCATGGGGCTATCTGATGCGTCCGATCGGAAACCTCGACGGGACTTTCGAGAAGCACCCCGAGCTCTGGGCGCTGATCAACGGGAAGAGGGAGGGGACCCAGCCCTGCCCGATGAATCCGAAAGTGGTGGAGATCATGACCGCCAACGCGCTCAGGGAACTGCGTGAAAACCCAGATTACTCGTTCATCGTCGTGGGGCAGGATGACAACTTCGGATATTGCCGCTGCGAGAAGTGCACGGGCGTAGCCGAGGCCGAGGGCTTGTCCGGGCCGGGTCTGTTGCTGGCCAACCAGATCGCGGAAGCGATCGAAAAGGAATTTCCCAAGATGCTGGTCATGGCGCCGGCCTATGAATGGTCGCAGAAACCGCCGAAGACCATCAAGCCGCGCCACAATGTCGGCATCACGCTGTGCAGCATCCGCTGCAGCTTCATTCGGCCGATCGAGGAGCGGACCACGAAGGGGAACAGGGATTTTGCCGACGACCTCGTGGCCTGGGGAAAGATCACGAAAAAAATCTACATCTGGGATTACACCGTCAATTTCTATCACTATCTGCTGCCCAATCCCAACCTCGATGCCATTGTCGAGAACACCAAGTTCTATGTGAAGAACAATGTGAAGGGCATCCTGTATCAAGGGAGTCACACCACCCCAGGCGCGGAGTTCTCGCAGTTGAGGATGTGGGTGCTGGCTCGTGCGGCCTGGGACCCGGAACACGCCAACGGGCCGGCCTTGATCAATGAATTCGTCGATGGCTATTACGGCCCGGCCGCCAGCCATATCAAGAAATACATCGACCTCATCCACGCTTACGGCCGGGCTCATCCCGATCTCGATTCCAATATCAACTGCGGCTTGTCCGACGCCTATTGGCTCTCCCCGGAGACGGTGGCCGAGGCGGAGAAGATCCTGCGCGAGGCCGAGGCGGCGGTGGCCGGCGATCCGGTGTATTCCGTGCGCGCCCGGCACGCGCATCTTCCGCTCCAGCATGTCCTGCTGACGCGTGGCGCCCAGAGTTCGACTTGGGCTGTGACGAGCAAAGCCATTCCGATCACCGTTCCCGCGATGGCCGAGGCGTTCAACAAGAGCGTCAAGGAGTCGTCCGTCGTGCAGATCGGCGAGTTCCAAAGCATTGGTCCGGTGTGTGATTGGGTTACGGATTACGGGAGCCGCGGCGCACCAATCCCTGAAGAGCTCAAGGGGGTGGATCCGACGAAATACCGCCTCGTCCAGGCCTGCCAGATGGACACGCCGGGATCTGGACACTGGATGAAGGAGCCTGACGCCACGGACGGCTGGGTCGTCAAGGTCAGCAGCGTCGGCTGGCTGTGGGGGCACACCTTCAGCACCCCGCTGGATGCAGAGGTCGGGAAGACCTACAAGGTGTTCCTCCGCCTCAAGGTCCCCGCGGAGTTCAAGCCGGAAGAGGAGATCGCCCTCTGCGGTATCTGGAAACCTGACACCAAGGCCCACTTCAGCACCAGGATCAAAGGCAGCCAGCTCGAGAATGGCAAGTTCAAAGTGGTGGAAGCCGGCCAGTTCGTCGCTGTAGAAGGAGGCATGGGGTTCTTCATCGCCCTCGCGCCGCCCAATCCGACCCAGGTGCTGGTGTATCTCGACTGCCTCTGGTTGCAGGAAGTGCCTGCCGCCAAACCCTGA
- a CDS encoding DUF4838 domain-containing protein: MRTVRKAIVAGVLGILVAGSRLHGAEALTLVADGVPTCIIVVDDGVSISEKHAAFELQRYLKQMSGAEVETLTPEKAAPSKAQNRIVVGGRTAKALGLDVNLVGLGTDGYVLQTTGNTLVVAGGEKRGTLYGAYDVLYALGCRWWAVDANTIPAKKTIATGPMNVRKVPVVEFRDMLYGDRQWVSQHEFGASYYSRVHMNGFNYSECPEYLGGRLKFSVNLVHSWNYLMRPVGDLDGSFAKHPEYWAFTYGKRQATQPCPMHPKVVEIMTANALKELRENPDYLFIVVGQEDNMNYCTCDDCAAVIKAEESPAGPGLILANKIAEAIEKEFPKVWVMAPAYEWSQKPPKNLKPRHNVGITLCSIRCDFNRPIEERTTEQNKIFADDLVAWGKIAKKIYIWDYTTNFYHYLMPFPNLDVLVANTQFYVKNGVRGILYQGSHTTQSAEFSQLRMWVLARAAWDPEKADGPALINEFLEGYYGPAAGHIKKYIDLIHSYGRAHPEINVNIGGGLSGSPWLSPETVAAAEPILQAAEAAVAGDPVFSKRVRHAHFPIQYVLLKRGVHSSTWEVANKSAPLSLPLLAEAFNKNVKDSGIFQIGEFQDIAPLCKWVTDYASHGAPVPAELKGVDPATFKLLQACQMDNPGTGHWKQDPDATDGWGMSISHGGWIWSHTFNTPLDLKAGSTYKVFLRLKAPPELKGDENVVMCGVQKPNTASHYHAFVKGGQLEPGKFKVAEAGQFVATEGGMQFFMCMASPQTLPSVLLDCLWLQEVPAAKP; this comes from the coding sequence ATGAGAACAGTAAGAAAAGCGATTGTTGCGGGAGTGTTGGGTATATTGGTAGCGGGGAGCCGTCTCCATGGCGCCGAGGCCCTGACGTTGGTGGCGGATGGCGTGCCCACCTGCATCATCGTGGTCGATGACGGCGTGAGCATTTCCGAAAAACATGCGGCCTTCGAACTCCAACGATACCTGAAACAGATGTCCGGCGCCGAGGTGGAGACGCTTACTCCGGAAAAGGCGGCACCGTCCAAGGCCCAGAACCGCATCGTCGTGGGAGGACGGACAGCCAAAGCGCTTGGTTTGGATGTCAACCTGGTCGGGTTGGGGACAGATGGTTATGTCCTGCAGACCACTGGCAACACGCTGGTGGTGGCGGGCGGGGAGAAGCGGGGCACGCTTTATGGGGCCTACGATGTGCTCTACGCGTTGGGCTGTCGCTGGTGGGCGGTCGACGCCAACACCATTCCGGCAAAGAAAACCATTGCCACGGGCCCCATGAACGTACGCAAGGTTCCCGTGGTCGAGTTCAGGGACATGCTTTACGGCGACCGCCAGTGGGTGAGCCAGCACGAGTTTGGCGCTTCGTATTACTCCCGCGTCCATATGAATGGCTTCAATTATTCGGAATGTCCCGAGTATCTGGGCGGACGCCTGAAGTTTTCCGTGAACCTGGTGCATTCCTGGAATTACCTGATGCGCCCGGTCGGAGATCTGGACGGGAGTTTTGCGAAGCATCCCGAGTACTGGGCCTTCACCTATGGAAAACGGCAGGCGACCCAGCCCTGTCCGATGCATCCGAAGGTGGTGGAGATCATGACGGCGAATGCGCTTAAGGAGCTCCGCGAGAATCCCGACTACTTGTTCATTGTCGTGGGTCAGGAGGACAACATGAACTACTGCACGTGCGACGACTGCGCCGCCGTGATCAAGGCCGAGGAGAGCCCGGCCGGACCGGGGCTGATTCTTGCCAACAAAATCGCGGAGGCGATCGAGAAGGAATTTCCCAAGGTCTGGGTGATGGCCCCGGCCTATGAGTGGTCGCAGAAGCCACCGAAGAATCTCAAGCCCCGCCACAATGTCGGCATCACGCTGTGCAGTATCCGCTGCGACTTCAACCGCCCGATCGAGGAGCGGACCACCGAGCAGAACAAGATCTTCGCCGACGATCTGGTCGCTTGGGGAAAGATTGCGAAAAAAATCTATATCTGGGACTACACCACCAACTTCTATCATTACCTGATGCCCTTCCCCAACCTGGATGTGCTTGTCGCGAACACCCAGTTCTATGTTAAGAATGGCGTGAGAGGCATCCTGTACCAAGGGAGTCACACCACCCAGTCCGCTGAGTTTTCGCAGTTGCGGATGTGGGTGCTGGCGCGTGCGGCTTGGGACCCGGAAAAAGCCGATGGCCCGGCCCTGATCAACGAGTTCCTGGAAGGCTATTACGGCCCGGCCGCGGGCCATATCAAAAAGTACATCGACTTGATTCACTCCTACGGACGGGCCCATCCGGAGATCAATGTCAATATCGGCGGAGGCCTGTCGGGGTCCCCCTGGCTTTCCCCGGAAACCGTGGCGGCGGCGGAGCCGATTTTGCAGGCGGCAGAAGCGGCGGTGGCCGGAGACCCGGTCTTCTCGAAGCGCGTCCGTCACGCGCATTTCCCGATACAATATGTCCTGCTGAAGCGCGGCGTGCACAGCTCGACCTGGGAGGTGGCGAACAAGTCCGCCCCGCTCAGCCTCCCGCTGTTGGCCGAAGCGTTCAATAAGAATGTCAAGGATTCCGGGATCTTCCAAATCGGCGAGTTCCAGGATATCGCCCCGCTGTGCAAGTGGGTCACCGATTATGCGAGCCACGGCGCCCCGGTTCCGGCGGAGCTCAAGGGCGTCGACCCGGCGACATTCAAACTGCTTCAAGCCTGCCAGATGGACAATCCCGGCACCGGCCACTGGAAGCAAGACCCTGACGCCACGGATGGCTGGGGGATGAGCATCAGCCATGGCGGCTGGATCTGGTCACACACATTCAACACCCCCTTGGATCTCAAGGCTGGAAGCACCTACAAGGTCTTCCTGCGCCTCAAGGCTCCACCAGAGCTCAAGGGCGACGAGAATGTCGTCATGTGCGGTGTCCAAAAGCCGAACACGGCCTCCCACTACCATGCTTTCGTCAAGGGCGGCCAGCTCGAGCCGGGGAAGTTCAAAGTGGCGGAGGCCGGCCAATTCGTCGCCACGGAGGGGGGGATGCAATTCTTTATGTGCATGGCCTCGCCGCAAACCCTGCCGTCGGTACTTCTCGATTGTCTTTGGTTGCAGGAAGTGCCCGCGGCCAAGCCATGA
- a CDS encoding MFS transporter: MAAKAYTASNLRIHLWACGALANYFMSGIMFSFMSIVFITSYEMSPAWVGLAMTIPQFVDLVVNPVLGRLSDNTHTRWGRRRPFIFAGTLLGAFLVAGIWWMPLSWVQDWKGFIYLLFFSTLLLVNLAIFEMAHVALGYEMSDDYEQRSKVMAVRNWYFSVGGLAGGFTYWLAMRPFFGTGHAGEIVGMRCISLGMAAIILVVGLISVFATRERFQNINKTHVPILQAIKETLRNRAFVVILVARVISVLGNGVGGGMIAYIGIYSVCQGDKELFNKVIAGWIGLATFALSFLMIPLAVPVTRWLGKGRGLIIGAGLGCLSVLALPFVLQPGNVYIWFAWTLLFMPMGIVSGNLLASAMPDICDVDELEHGERREGLFAAVMAFITKIESSLCAGIGGYVLVKTGFDQHLIQQAPEVIQKMRFYAFGPMITAAILTFAVYCFFPLTKKRMDEVRAKLDARHAAIQ, encoded by the coding sequence ATGGCTGCAAAAGCATATACCGCGTCGAATTTGCGGATCCATCTGTGGGCGTGTGGGGCGTTGGCCAACTACTTCATGTCCGGGATCATGTTCTCGTTCATGAGTATTGTCTTCATCACCTCCTACGAGATGAGTCCGGCCTGGGTGGGATTGGCCATGACGATTCCTCAATTTGTTGATCTGGTGGTTAATCCGGTGTTGGGACGGTTGTCGGACAACACGCATACCCGATGGGGACGCCGTCGACCCTTCATCTTTGCAGGCACCCTGCTGGGCGCTTTCCTGGTGGCGGGAATCTGGTGGATGCCGCTGAGTTGGGTGCAGGACTGGAAAGGGTTTATCTATCTGCTGTTCTTTTCCACCTTGCTGCTTGTCAATCTGGCGATTTTCGAAATGGCGCATGTGGCGCTAGGTTATGAAATGTCCGATGATTATGAACAGCGCTCCAAGGTGATGGCCGTACGGAACTGGTATTTCAGCGTGGGTGGCTTGGCCGGTGGTTTCACCTATTGGCTGGCCATGCGTCCCTTCTTCGGAACGGGTCATGCGGGTGAAATTGTTGGAATGCGTTGTATTTCGTTGGGCATGGCCGCCATTATCCTGGTGGTGGGGTTGATTTCAGTCTTTGCCACCCGGGAACGTTTCCAGAATATCAACAAGACACATGTCCCCATTTTGCAGGCGATCAAGGAGACTTTGAGGAATCGCGCATTCGTAGTGATTTTGGTGGCCCGTGTTATTTCCGTCCTGGGGAATGGGGTGGGTGGGGGCATGATTGCCTACATCGGGATTTATAGTGTTTGTCAGGGGGACAAGGAGCTGTTCAACAAGGTGATCGCCGGATGGATCGGGTTGGCTACCTTTGCCTTGAGCTTTCTCATGATCCCGTTGGCGGTCCCGGTCACGCGCTGGCTGGGGAAGGGCCGCGGGTTGATCATTGGCGCGGGCCTTGGGTGTTTGTCGGTTCTGGCCTTGCCCTTTGTTCTTCAGCCGGGGAATGTCTATATCTGGTTCGCCTGGACCCTCTTATTCATGCCGATGGGCATTGTCAGTGGAAACCTCTTGGCCTCGGCCATGCCCGATATTTGTGATGTGGATGAACTGGAGCATGGGGAGCGGCGGGAGGGTCTCTTTGCGGCCGTGATGGCGTTCATCACGAAAATTGAATCCTCCCTCTGTGCCGGTATTGGCGGCTATGTTTTGGTCAAGACCGGATTTGATCAGCATCTCATTCAGCAGGCGCCTGAAGTGATTCAAAAGATGCGGTTCTATGCGTTTGGTCCGATGATCACGGCCGCCATTCTCACCTTTGCGGTGTATTGCTTTTTCCCGCTGACCAAGAAGCGCATGGATGAAGTACGAGCCAAACTCGATGCCCGCCATGCGGCGATTCAATAA